One window of Nymphaea colorata isolate Beijing-Zhang1983 chromosome 1, ASM883128v2, whole genome shotgun sequence genomic DNA carries:
- the LOC116266859 gene encoding uncharacterized protein LOC116266859 — MGCNYNSNAVMDINTYSKFVTTTLVMPEGRGCLYDYLTRELGNLNSQINGNRNHHNQTAAAISDLKSFVANSISDLSSRIARLESANEKRKSEVIAEINTIAGLGNRPTSFKVKWQNPDGFSKDVDINCKDVYHLMESIMKNLFSFVDEAIGLGDRQNKASFPLVNAETDTKRDNYASKQSLRELIINQDKENSNFQLEVVKKYLFWLRTLNPKELKMHNIHTWIETNKTNVVNSMKDFEAKFLVHDKKMDAVLLALNIDVGKIKIELVNASNLNIKRQVDVMSDQLRLYKQEQVNLLQAIANKEDQIRKLQEKSKSEIEALNNRIRYLEERLTGVKTEEPGEFLDMLEAKESDGESEYHYSETESELQSEDDDQEKLLQSINHRGT, encoded by the coding sequence atggGCTGTAACTACAACAGCAATGCTGTCATGGACATAAACACATACTCTAAGTTTGTGACCACAACTCTGGTTATGCCGGAAGGCCGTGGCTGCCTTTATGATTATCTCACAAGAGAGTTAGGCAATCTCAATTCTCAAATCAACGGCAACAGGAACCACCACAATCAGACTGCAGCTGCCATCAGTGACCTCAAGTCCTTTGTCGCCAACTCCATCAGCGATCTCTCTTCCAGGATAGCGCGGTTAGAATCAGCAAACGAAAAGCGAAAAAGCGAAGTGATTGCCGAGATCAACACGATCGCCGGTTTAGGCAATCGTCCGACAAGTTTCAAGGTAAAATGGCAGAATCCGGACGGATTCTCCAAAGACGTGGACATCAACTGCAAGGATGTCTACCACCTGATGGAGTCGATCATGAAGAACCTCTTCTCCTTCGTGGACGAGGCCATAGGCCTCGGAGATCGCCAGAACAAGGCCTCCTTCCCACTGGTAAATGCTGAGACTGATACCAAGCGTGACAATTATGCTTCGAAGCAGTCCCTCAGAGAGCTGATCATAAATCAGGACAAGGAGAACTCAAATTTTCAGCTTGAAGTGGTAAAGAAGTACTTGTTTTGGCTGAGAACTTTGAACCCCAAAGAACTAAAAATGCATAATATCCATACTTGGATCGAAACGAATAAGACCAACGTGGTGAATTCGATGAAGGATTTTGAGGCCAAATTCTTGGTGCACGATAAGAAAATGGACGCAGTCTTGTTGGCACTGAACATAGACGTTGGCAAGATCAAGATAGAACTTGTAAATGCCTCTAACCTGAACATCAAGAGGCAAGTAGACGTCATGTCCGACCAACTCAGACTCTACAAGCAGGAGCAGGTCAATCTGCTGCAAGCCATTGCCAATAAAGAGGATCAGATCAGGAAGCTCCAAGAGAAATCGAAATCTGAGATTGAAGCTCTGAATAACCGAATCCGTTATCTTGAAGAAAGGCTTACTGGTGTGAAGACAGAGGAGCCCGGAGAATTCCTCGACATGTTGGAAGCGAAGGAGTCTGATGGAGAATCAGAGTACCACTACTCTGAAACAGAGTCAGAACTGCAAAGCGAAGATGATGATCAAGAGAAGCTGCTTCAATCTATTAATCACCGTGGAACCTAG
- the LOC116267639 gene encoding uncharacterized protein LOC116267639: MADVPHLLKKYIYSHDHNLENCSECVEKWCKDIQGTTTNTETTIKNLQSLVTERFKQLEQNVAKNQETLNDLNSVVDRRFNELSTSIESLRTENKKLKDQMVSEMNTVLGLGSRPAHWNVEWKNADGFTKKVDVSCRTVYHMMESIMKNLFSFVDEAIGLGDRKQKGPFALVNVETDTKHENYASKSSLRDLIVDLDTANAQFQMEVLRKYLFWTRTVTPKELELHNMHQWIETNKFNVVNVVKDFESKFMQYDEKMDDNVNILNQRLDKIKLELVNASNLNIKRQVDILSDELRVYKQEQDNLLKAIEEKEDLIRKFQEKENNDIDHLKIYTHSLEERLTGARVTIEHGEGKGI, encoded by the coding sequence ATGGCCGACGTTCCACATCTTCTGAAGAAGTACATCTACAGCCACGATCATAATCTTGAAAACTGCAGCGAATGTGTCGAGAAGTGGTGCAAGGACATTCAAGGTACAACCACCAACACcgaaacaacaataaaaaatctCCAGTCTTTGGTCACAGAACGCTTCAAGCAACTTGAGCAGAATGTTGCCAAGAATCAGGAAACGCTCAATGATCTTAATTCTGTCGTTGACCGTCGCTTTAATGAACTCTCTACCAGCATAGAGAGCCTGAGAACCGAGAACAAAAAGCTTAAGGATCAGATGGTATCTGAAATGAACACAGTTCTTGGCTTGGGCAGCCGCCCAGCCCATTGGAACGTCGAGTGGAAGAACGCTGATGGGTTCACCAAGAAGGTAGACGTTAGCTGCAGGACTGTGTACCATATGATGGAGTCGATAATGAAGAATCTCTTCTCCTTTGTCGACGAGGCAATAGGCCTCGGAGATCGCAAGCAGAAAGGACCCTTCGCGCTAGTGAATGTTGAAACTGATACGAAGCATGAGAATTATGCTTCCAAATCCTCTCTTAGGGATTTGATCGTGGATCTGGACACTGCAAATGCACAGTTTCAGATGGAAGTGCTGAGAAAATACTTGTTCTGGACCAGAACTGTGACTCCCAAAGAACTAGAGCTGCATAACATGCATCAATGgattgaaacaaataaattcaACGTGGTGAATGTCGTGAAGGACTTCGAATCAAAATTTATGCAGTATGATGAGAAGATGGACGATAACGTGAATATTTTGAATCAACGGCTTGATAAGATCAAATTGGAACTCGTTAATGCTTCTAATCTGAACATCAAAAGGCAGGTAGACATCTTGAGCGACGAACTAAGGGTCTACAAGCAAGAACAGGACAATCTGCTGAAGGCCATCGAGGAGAAAGAGGATCTCATCAGGAAGTTTCAGGAGAAAGAGAACAATGACATTGATCATTTGAAGATCTACACTCATTCCCTCGAGGAGAGACTGACTGGTGCCAGGGTGACTATTGAACATGGTGAAGGCAAAGGAATCTGA